The proteins below are encoded in one region of Limnochorda pilosa:
- a CDS encoding bifunctional riboflavin kinase/FAD synthetase, producing MAPGTPPAGGVAAIGNFDGIHVGHQAILARAADLARELGTGALALTFEPHPDVVLRRKALPGLLTPLGEKALWLAHYGVPDLVVARFDPAFAALPPERFLEEVLGARLALCGVVVGEDFTFGHRAQGRVPLLQGWAAARGVRVRVIPPVRVQGERVSSSRIRRALQEGAFAEAQEMLGHPYSLTGRVVPGRGRGRVLGYPTANLELDRSQLVPAEGVYLAEAALQGGSNGAGHPALAVYSRRPTFEEDEPAFEVFLLNFQGDLYARSLRVALTRRLRGIVRFDGADQLRAQIEQDFREARRYFGL from the coding sequence GTGGCCCCCGGGACCCCGCCCGCGGGCGGGGTGGCCGCCATCGGCAACTTCGACGGCATCCACGTGGGCCACCAGGCGATCCTGGCGCGAGCCGCCGACCTCGCGCGGGAGCTTGGCACCGGGGCCCTGGCCCTCACCTTCGAGCCGCACCCCGACGTGGTCCTGCGGCGCAAGGCGCTGCCCGGGCTCCTCACCCCCCTGGGGGAGAAGGCGCTCTGGCTCGCGCACTACGGGGTGCCCGACCTGGTGGTGGCCCGGTTCGACCCGGCCTTCGCGGCCCTCCCTCCCGAGCGCTTCCTGGAGGAGGTCCTGGGGGCTCGGCTTGCCCTGTGCGGTGTGGTGGTGGGTGAGGACTTCACCTTCGGCCACCGGGCCCAGGGGCGGGTGCCGCTCCTGCAGGGGTGGGCCGCCGCCCGCGGGGTGCGGGTGCGGGTGATCCCTCCGGTGCGGGTGCAGGGAGAGCGCGTCTCCAGCAGCCGGATCCGGCGGGCCCTGCAGGAGGGCGCCTTCGCGGAGGCGCAGGAGATGCTGGGCCACCCGTACAGCCTCACAGGGCGGGTGGTGCCGGGCAGGGGCCGCGGGCGGGTGCTGGGCTACCCCACGGCCAACCTGGAGCTCGATCGCTCCCAGCTGGTGCCCGCCGAGGGCGTCTACCTGGCCGAGGCGGCCCTCCAGGGGGGCAGCAACGGGGCCGGGCACCCCGCCCTGGCCGTCTACAGCCGCCGGCCCACCTTCGAGGAGGACGAGCCTGCCTTCGAGGTCTTCCTCCTGAACTTCCAGGGCGACCTCTACGCCCGAAGCCTACGGGTGGCGCTGACGCGGCGGCTGAGGGGCATCGTCCGCTTCGACGGGGCCGACCAGCTGCGGGCGCAGATCGAGCAGGACTTTCGGGAGGCGCGGCGGTACTTCGGGTTGTGA
- a CDS encoding ribosome maturation factor RimP has protein sequence MRRETIEEQVKALAQPVADACGVELVDVTYLSENGRWILRISIDREGGVTLDDCQRVSQALGDELDRVDPIPGSYSLEVSSPGLERPLRRPAEFQRFKGRLVWVRSYGPIQGSRSWEGRLLGVDDGQVVLETATGEVRIPLDRVAKAHLVAEL, from the coding sequence GTGAGGCGCGAGACGATCGAAGAGCAGGTAAAGGCCCTGGCCCAACCCGTGGCGGACGCGTGCGGGGTGGAGCTGGTGGACGTGACGTACCTGAGCGAGAACGGTCGCTGGATCCTGAGGATCAGCATCGATCGTGAGGGAGGCGTCACGCTGGACGATTGCCAGCGGGTGAGCCAGGCCCTCGGCGACGAGCTGGATCGGGTCGATCCGATCCCCGGCTCGTACAGCCTGGAGGTCTCCTCGCCCGGGCTCGAGCGGCCCCTGCGGCGGCCGGCCGAGTTCCAGCGCTTCAAGGGCCGCCTGGTCTGGGTGCGGAGCTACGGCCCCATCCAGGGTTCCCGCAGCTGGGAAGGCAGGCTCTTGGGAGTCGACGACGGCCAGGTCGTCCTGGAGACGGCCACGGGAGAGGTGCGCATACCCCTGGACAGGGTGGCGAAAGCCCATCTGGTCGCAGAGCTGTGA
- the infB gene encoding translation initiation factor IF-2, which translates to MNRGRRGAGGARGRGGNEPFRKAGDDGRQLPHRGHRRGGHARPVVPEPERQRPDRIILPDRIAVSDLADKLAIPAVVLIKSLIKAGIMASINQSIDFEAAEQVAKSLGVAVERPQRERADGRVGEGDEGADLTSRPPVVTVLGHVDHGKTTLLDHIRKSRVVEQEAGGITQHIGAYQVTVGDRSITFLDTPGHEAFTAMRARGAQVTDVAVLVVAADDGVMPQTVEAINHAKAARVPIVVAINKMDRPGADPDRVKQQLAEQGLVPDDWGGDTVCAPISALKGQGIDELLEMILLVADMRDLKADADRPASGVIVEARLDRGRGPVATVLVQNGTLRLGDPVAAGAVAGKVRAMLNDRGESVSEAGPATPVEVLGFDDVPEAGDLLEVVAGGREARQQAEARAEARQQPEARGGVVTLSQLTQKRQAGAKELNVVLKADVQGSLEAVRQALEKLSRDEARVSVIHGAVGAISETDVTLAQASDAVVIGFNVRPDGAARRAADRTGVEIRTYTIIYQVVDDVQAALQGLLEPEFEEKVVGQASVRQIFHVPGGTVAGCYVTEGEIRRGAKARLLRDGVVVHDGVIGSLRRFKEDVRSVAQGYECGLAFEKFQDVKEGDVIEAYQMVAVPART; encoded by the coding sequence GTGAACCGGGGGCGCCGGGGAGCCGGTGGCGCGCGCGGGCGCGGCGGGAACGAGCCTTTCCGGAAGGCAGGGGACGACGGCCGGCAGCTGCCCCACCGGGGCCACCGGCGCGGCGGCCATGCCCGGCCGGTTGTGCCCGAGCCTGAGCGCCAGCGCCCTGATCGGATCATCCTCCCCGACCGGATCGCGGTCTCCGACCTGGCCGACAAGCTGGCCATTCCGGCCGTGGTGCTCATCAAGAGCCTGATCAAGGCGGGGATCATGGCCTCCATCAACCAGTCCATCGACTTCGAGGCCGCGGAGCAAGTGGCCAAGAGCCTGGGGGTGGCCGTGGAGCGTCCCCAGCGGGAGCGCGCGGACGGTCGTGTCGGTGAGGGCGACGAAGGGGCCGACCTCACCTCCCGCCCGCCGGTCGTGACGGTCCTCGGCCACGTGGACCACGGCAAGACGACGCTGCTGGATCACATCCGCAAGAGCCGCGTGGTGGAGCAGGAGGCCGGCGGCATCACGCAGCACATCGGCGCCTACCAGGTGACGGTGGGCGATCGGAGCATCACTTTCCTGGACACCCCCGGGCACGAGGCGTTCACGGCCATGCGGGCCCGGGGCGCCCAGGTGACCGATGTGGCGGTGCTGGTGGTGGCCGCCGACGACGGAGTGATGCCCCAGACGGTGGAGGCCATCAACCACGCCAAGGCGGCCAGGGTTCCCATCGTGGTCGCCATCAACAAGATGGACCGTCCCGGTGCCGACCCCGATCGGGTCAAGCAGCAGCTGGCCGAACAGGGTCTGGTGCCCGACGACTGGGGTGGCGACACGGTCTGCGCCCCCATCTCGGCCCTGAAGGGCCAGGGGATCGACGAGCTCCTGGAGATGATCCTCCTGGTGGCCGACATGCGGGACTTGAAGGCCGACGCGGACCGGCCGGCCTCGGGCGTGATCGTGGAGGCCCGTTTGGATCGCGGCCGGGGACCGGTGGCGACGGTGCTGGTGCAGAACGGCACCCTGCGCCTGGGGGACCCGGTGGCGGCGGGGGCGGTGGCGGGCAAGGTGCGCGCCATGCTCAACGACCGGGGGGAGAGCGTTTCAGAGGCCGGCCCGGCCACACCTGTGGAGGTCCTGGGCTTCGACGACGTGCCCGAGGCCGGTGACCTGCTCGAAGTGGTCGCCGGCGGGCGGGAGGCGCGCCAGCAGGCCGAGGCCCGGGCCGAGGCCCGGCAGCAGCCTGAGGCCCGAGGGGGTGTGGTGACCCTCAGCCAGCTCACCCAGAAGCGTCAGGCCGGGGCCAAGGAGCTGAACGTCGTGCTCAAGGCGGACGTCCAGGGATCCCTGGAGGCCGTTCGCCAGGCGTTGGAGAAGCTGAGCCGGGATGAGGCGCGGGTCAGCGTGATCCACGGTGCGGTGGGCGCGATCTCGGAGACGGACGTCACCCTCGCCCAGGCCTCCGATGCGGTGGTGATCGGCTTCAACGTGCGCCCCGACGGCGCAGCGCGGCGCGCCGCCGACCGGACGGGCGTGGAGATCCGCACCTACACCATCATCTACCAGGTGGTGGACGACGTCCAGGCCGCCCTGCAGGGCCTGCTCGAGCCCGAGTTCGAGGAGAAGGTGGTCGGGCAGGCCAGCGTGCGGCAGATCTTCCACGTGCCCGGAGGTACGGTGGCGGGCTGCTACGTGACCGAGGGCGAGATCCGGCGGGGCGCGAAGGCCCGGCTCCTGCGGGACGGGGTCGTGGTCCACGACGGGGTGATCGGCTCCCTGCGCCGCTTCAAGGAGGACGTCCGGAGCGTGGCCCAGGGTTACGAGTGCGGCCTCGCCTTCGAGAAGTTCCAGGACGTCAAGGAAGGGGACGTCATCGAAGCTTACCAGATGGTGGCCGTCCCGGCCCGGACCTGA
- a CDS encoding translation initiation factor IF-2 N-terminal domain-containing protein, producing MSGVRVYELARELGVDSKDVISFLNGRGLDVKNHMSLVSDPAVAEARQRFGRGHPPEARPAGAAAPPARAARPAPRGARRPGPTERPPRARRHPAAALRGQVLAPVPARQERPVRLLGPRVTPAGQEGRVLRAHPAATGGGRPGPQGRREPRGHRPGGGRVPRGLTGAGPTAEAGLPVDGRPRVGEARGRARAGAATARRRLAAGLRQGVAAGVRGWAAAAPRRADPGAGHRRADLEAGRRGPPRGRGRAR from the coding sequence ATGAGCGGTGTACGCGTCTATGAGCTGGCCCGAGAGCTGGGCGTGGACAGCAAGGATGTGATCTCGTTCCTGAACGGGCGCGGGTTGGACGTGAAGAACCACATGAGTCTCGTGAGCGATCCGGCCGTTGCCGAGGCCCGGCAGCGCTTTGGTAGGGGTCACCCCCCCGAGGCCCGGCCAGCGGGGGCGGCGGCGCCGCCGGCCCGCGCGGCCCGGCCGGCCCCGCGCGGGGCGAGGCGGCCCGGCCCGACCGAGCGCCCGCCGCGGGCGCGGCGGCACCCAGCCGCCGCCCTCAGGGGCCAGGTCCTGGCACCGGTGCCCGCCCGGCAGGAGCGGCCCGTCCGGCTCCTCGGGCCGCGGGTGACGCCGGCAGGGCAGGAGGGTCGCGTCCTCAGGGCGCACCCGGCGGCAACGGGCGGGGGCCGGCCCGGTCCCCAAGGCCGCAGGGAGCCCCGGGGGCATCGCCCGGGCGGGGGGCGCGTCCCTCGGGGTCTCACGGGGGCGGGTCCTACGGCGGAGGCCGGGCTTCCGGTGGACGGGCGTCCCAGGGTGGGGGAGGCCCGCGGTCGGGCCAGGGCGGGGGCGGCTACCGCCCGCAGGCGGCTGGCGGCCGGCCTCCGGCAGGGGGTGGCCGCGGGCGTCCGGGGGTGGGCGGCGGCCGCCCCCCGGCGGGCAGACCCGGGGGCGGGGCACCGGCGGGCAGACCTGGAGGCGGGGCGCCGCGGCCCGCCGCGGGGCCGCGGCCGGGCGAGGTGA
- the nusA gene encoding transcription termination factor NusA, with protein MNLELVGALNELEQERGISKEILLSAIESAIVSAYKRNFSNAENVRVEVDERSGTISVYAQKEVVGEVADANVQISLEAAREVDPSYKPGDVVEVEVTPRDFGRIAAQTAKQVVIQRIREAERALIYDEFSNRAEDIVTGTVQRVDRRNVYVDLGKVEALLPPSEQMPGDNYHRGQRLKTYIAEVRQTPKGPQVILSRSHPGLLKRLFELEVPEIRDGVVEIRAAAREAGKRSKIAVWSRDDRVDPVGACVGPRGIRVQAVVQELRGEKIDIIQWDPDLRRFVKNALSPAKVSDVFISKDQETATVVVPEYQLSLAIGKEGQNARLAAKLTGLRIDIKSEAQMAEMIFTQAQPRTEEPAVEPVEAETVEPEPVLAEAAPQAEPALEPELEPEELEPVAELAEAPEEPEPAFELELEEPEPEPEEPKRAKTPPAARKAKTRVARQEIEEAIEADVDTEEEELPSLFGDEEERAAAPKAAAEETVFVSGNEEPDTDERLDRLSRLFQNREQAAREMAERQAKKEREKERRAKSKGVVKDLSELAKLLNRE; from the coding sequence ATGAATCTGGAACTGGTGGGGGCTCTCAACGAGCTGGAGCAGGAGCGAGGCATCTCCAAGGAGATCCTGCTCTCGGCCATTGAGTCGGCCATCGTTTCCGCATACAAGCGGAACTTCAGCAATGCCGAGAACGTGCGGGTGGAGGTGGACGAGCGCTCGGGCACCATCTCCGTCTACGCCCAGAAGGAAGTGGTCGGCGAGGTCGCGGACGCGAACGTGCAGATCTCGCTGGAAGCGGCCCGGGAGGTGGATCCCTCCTACAAGCCGGGCGACGTGGTGGAGGTGGAGGTCACCCCGCGCGACTTCGGCCGCATCGCCGCGCAGACGGCGAAACAGGTGGTCATCCAGCGTATTCGCGAGGCCGAACGGGCGCTCATCTACGACGAGTTCTCCAACCGGGCCGAGGACATCGTCACCGGAACCGTCCAGCGCGTCGACCGGCGCAACGTCTACGTCGACCTGGGCAAGGTGGAGGCCCTCCTTCCGCCCTCGGAGCAGATGCCGGGCGACAACTACCACCGGGGCCAGCGGTTGAAGACCTACATCGCCGAGGTTCGCCAGACGCCGAAGGGACCGCAGGTGATCCTCTCCCGGAGCCATCCGGGGCTCCTCAAGCGGCTCTTCGAGTTGGAGGTGCCCGAGATCCGCGACGGCGTCGTGGAGATCCGGGCGGCCGCCCGGGAGGCGGGCAAGCGCTCCAAGATCGCCGTCTGGTCGCGCGACGACCGGGTGGATCCCGTGGGCGCCTGCGTGGGACCCCGGGGCATCCGGGTCCAGGCGGTGGTGCAGGAGCTCCGGGGCGAGAAGATCGACATCATCCAGTGGGATCCCGACCTGCGCCGCTTCGTGAAGAACGCGCTGAGCCCGGCCAAGGTCTCCGACGTCTTCATCAGCAAGGATCAGGAGACCGCCACCGTGGTCGTGCCCGAGTACCAGCTCTCGCTGGCCATCGGCAAGGAAGGGCAGAACGCACGCTTGGCCGCCAAGCTGACGGGTCTGCGCATCGACATCAAGAGTGAGGCTCAGATGGCGGAGATGATCTTCACCCAGGCCCAGCCCAGGACGGAGGAGCCTGCGGTCGAACCGGTGGAGGCCGAGACGGTGGAGCCCGAGCCCGTCCTGGCCGAGGCTGCGCCCCAGGCGGAGCCCGCGCTCGAACCCGAGCTGGAGCCGGAGGAGCTCGAACCCGTGGCCGAGCTGGCGGAAGCACCCGAGGAGCCGGAGCCCGCCTTCGAGCTGGAGCTCGAGGAGCCCGAACCGGAACCCGAGGAGCCCAAGCGGGCCAAGACGCCGCCGGCGGCCCGCAAGGCCAAGACCCGGGTGGCCCGCCAGGAGATCGAGGAGGCCATCGAGGCCGACGTGGACACCGAGGAAGAGGAGCTTCCCTCGCTCTTCGGCGACGAGGAGGAGCGGGCGGCGGCTCCCAAGGCGGCCGCGGAGGAGACGGTCTTCGTCTCGGGGAACGAGGAGCCGGACACCGACGAGCGACTGGACCGTCTCAGCCGCCTCTTCCAGAACCGCGAGCAGGCGGCCCGCGAGATGGCGGAGCGGCAGGCCAAGAAGGAACGGGAGAAGGAGCGCCGGGCCAAGTCCAAGGGTGTCGTCAAGGATCTCTCGGAGCTTGCCAAGCTCCTGAACCGGGAGTGA
- a CDS encoding L7Ae/L30e/S12e/Gadd45 family ribosomal protein — translation MKTGLEGALSMLGLARRGGRVVSGDRAVLAACKSGQAQVILLARDASENTRRRFREAAARAGVAVQEVGDKVRFGEALGQSPRAVVAVTHRGFAKAVVERLASQPAGRPGGGEESLESD, via the coding sequence GTGAAGACGGGGCTTGAGGGAGCTCTGAGCATGCTGGGGCTCGCCCGGCGCGGAGGCCGGGTCGTGTCGGGGGATCGGGCCGTCCTGGCCGCCTGCAAGTCGGGCCAGGCGCAGGTGATCCTGCTGGCGAGAGACGCCTCCGAGAACACCCGGAGGCGCTTCCGCGAAGCGGCGGCGCGCGCCGGGGTGGCCGTCCAGGAGGTGGGGGACAAGGTTCGTTTCGGTGAAGCCCTCGGGCAGAGCCCGCGGGCGGTGGTGGCGGTCACGCACCGGGGCTTCGCGAAGGCTGTCGTGGAACGGCTCGCGTCTCAGCCGGCAGGTCGGCCGGGCGGTGGGGAAGAGAGTCTGGAGAGCGATTAG
- the rpsO gene encoding 30S ribosomal protein S15 gives MALAREEKVEVMGRFSRHEGDTGSPEVQVALLTRRIQELTEHLQQNKKDFHSRRGLYKMIGQRRGLLNYLRKKDIERYRALVDELGLRH, from the coding sequence GTGGCTCTGGCCAGGGAAGAAAAGGTGGAGGTCATGGGCCGGTTCAGCCGGCACGAGGGCGACACGGGTTCGCCGGAAGTCCAGGTGGCGCTCCTCACCCGGCGGATTCAGGAGCTGACCGAGCACCTCCAGCAGAACAAGAAGGACTTCCATTCCCGGCGCGGCCTTTACAAGATGATCGGCCAGCGCAGGGGCTTGCTGAACTACCTCCGAAAGAAGGACATCGAGCGTTACCGGGCTCTGGTGGATGAGCTCGGGCTGCGTCACTGA
- the rnpM gene encoding RNase P modulator RnpM, with amino-acid sequence MPQRHVPERTCVGCRTTRPKRELVRVVRTPEGAVELDPTGKRSGRGAYLCRNMECLEKAVRGKGLERALRHPVEAEVLERVRAALQEVTW; translated from the coding sequence GTGCCGCAGCGGCACGTTCCCGAGCGTACCTGCGTGGGTTGCCGGACGACGCGACCCAAGCGCGAGCTGGTGCGGGTGGTCCGGACGCCCGAGGGAGCGGTGGAACTGGACCCCACCGGAAAGCGGTCCGGGCGGGGCGCCTACCTCTGCCGTAACATGGAGTGCCTGGAGAAGGCCGTCCGCGGCAAGGGGCTCGAACGCGCGCTGAGGCATCCGGTGGAGGCCGAAGTGCTGGAGCGGGTGCGGGCCGCATTGCAGGAGGTCACCTGGTGA
- a CDS encoding DUF503 domain-containing protein, with protein MVVGIAEIRLLLPGPRSLKEKRRILRSLVDRIRVRYHVAVAEVGDQNLWNRATVGVACVSNEAAHAHQILGHVLHFVESNGEVEVDRVEVRLA; from the coding sequence ATGGTGGTGGGCATCGCGGAGATCCGCCTGCTCCTCCCGGGCCCGCGCTCCCTCAAGGAGAAGCGGCGGATCCTCCGCAGCCTGGTGGACCGGATTCGCGTGCGCTACCACGTGGCTGTGGCCGAGGTGGGGGATCAGAACCTGTGGAACCGGGCCACGGTGGGGGTCGCGTGCGTGAGCAACGAGGCGGCCCACGCCCACCAGATCCTGGGCCATGTCCTTCACTTCGTGGAGTCCAACGGCGAGGTGGAGGTGGACCGCGTGGAGGTTCGCCTGGCCTGA
- a CDS encoding DHH family phosphoesterase codes for MTVAEMARLLEQAGPTLVVAHEDPDPDSIGSILAARWVLRRVRPGLPVEAASPDPPPLSCRFLSGSGEVLGPDEALARGPWQTLWVVDCEPSRIGRLKPLVETAERLLNLDHHATNTTPSGHPAEARLIDPSAAATGLLIHRFIRHWGLRLDAEVATFLYAALMGDTGSFRYSNTSAEALAVAREALLAGARPDEVAHNLYERRTFDEMQLLGRALSVLARSDDGRIAWIALPHGWIAGDDPRARADATDGFVNYPRMVEGVEVALLFREVEPGAVRVSLRSQSSVDVSRIAAAFQGGGHPRAAGCTVRRPLGQAVDEVVRAVQAALGQGARVGG; via the coding sequence ATGACCGTCGCGGAGATGGCCCGCCTCCTGGAGCAGGCCGGCCCCACGCTGGTGGTGGCGCACGAGGACCCCGATCCGGACAGCATCGGCTCCATCCTTGCGGCCCGCTGGGTCCTGCGACGGGTGCGCCCGGGGCTGCCGGTGGAGGCCGCGAGCCCCGATCCGCCGCCCCTGAGCTGCCGCTTCCTATCCGGATCCGGGGAGGTTCTGGGGCCCGACGAGGCGCTCGCGCGCGGGCCCTGGCAGACCCTCTGGGTGGTGGACTGCGAGCCAAGCCGCATCGGCCGCTTGAAACCGCTGGTGGAGACAGCGGAGCGGCTCCTGAACCTGGACCACCACGCCACCAACACCACGCCCAGCGGCCACCCGGCGGAAGCCCGCCTGATCGACCCCTCGGCCGCGGCCACGGGGCTCCTGATCCACCGCTTCATCCGCCACTGGGGGCTCCGGCTGGACGCCGAGGTGGCCACCTTCCTCTACGCGGCCTTGATGGGCGACACGGGCTCCTTCCGCTACTCGAACACCAGCGCCGAGGCGCTGGCGGTGGCCCGTGAGGCCCTTCTGGCGGGAGCCCGTCCCGACGAGGTGGCCCACAACCTGTACGAGCGGCGCACCTTCGACGAGATGCAGCTCCTGGGCCGTGCCCTGTCGGTCCTGGCTCGCTCGGACGACGGGCGCATCGCCTGGATCGCCCTGCCCCACGGTTGGATTGCCGGGGACGATCCCAGGGCCAGGGCGGATGCGACCGATGGCTTCGTCAACTACCCGCGCATGGTGGAAGGGGTGGAGGTGGCCCTCCTCTTCCGGGAGGTGGAGCCGGGCGCGGTGCGGGTGAGCCTCCGATCCCAGTCATCGGTGGACGTGAGCCGGATCGCCGCCGCGTTTCAGGGGGGAGGCCACCCCAGGGCGGCCGGGTGCACCGTCCGTCGCCCTCTGGGGCAGGCGGTGGACGAGGTGGTTCGGGCGGTGCAGGCGGCGCTGGGGCAGGGCGCGCGGGTCGGGGGGTGA
- the truB gene encoding tRNA pseudouridine(55) synthase TruB, producing the protein MNGAVVGALNVLKPPGMSSHDVVGVVRRLAGLRQVGHAGTLDPGAAGVLPVLLGPATRLLPFLPVQRKAYRAEMTLGVRTDTGDGWGRTVEIRTDFRIPPARVGDVLAGFVGEQLQAPPAVSARHHGGERLYELFRRGVEVELTPRRVLIHEIHVVRILPDDPHALTFGARILFDLSCSPGTYVRSLCADAGERLGCGAHLSFLVRTASGPHRLEESHTLEELERAAAAGRLEELLVPPAQMVAHLPAFRVDEPAVLERLRHGNAVALEGFPREAPAPGMRSGPGEPPEPPAGLARVLDGAGRLVCLVRAAGAVNGGASGTWQPVRVLEPVGGGEPR; encoded by the coding sequence GTGAACGGCGCCGTGGTGGGCGCGCTGAACGTGCTCAAGCCACCGGGGATGAGCTCCCACGACGTGGTGGGTGTGGTGCGGAGGCTCGCGGGTTTGCGGCAGGTCGGGCACGCCGGCACCCTGGACCCGGGGGCGGCGGGCGTCCTTCCGGTGCTGCTCGGGCCGGCGACGCGGCTGCTCCCCTTCCTCCCGGTGCAACGGAAGGCGTACCGGGCCGAGATGACCCTGGGCGTGCGCACCGACACGGGGGACGGCTGGGGCCGCACGGTGGAGATCCGCACCGACTTCCGCATCCCGCCCGCGCGGGTGGGAGACGTGCTCGCGGGGTTCGTGGGCGAGCAGCTCCAAGCGCCCCCGGCGGTCTCGGCCCGCCACCATGGAGGCGAACGCCTCTACGAGCTCTTCCGCAGGGGCGTGGAGGTCGAGCTCACCCCCCGGCGGGTGCTGATCCACGAGATCCACGTGGTGCGGATCCTTCCCGACGACCCTCACGCGCTCACCTTCGGGGCGCGGATCCTCTTCGACCTCTCCTGCTCGCCGGGCACCTACGTGCGCTCGCTCTGCGCGGACGCGGGCGAGCGCCTGGGCTGCGGGGCCCACCTCTCCTTCCTGGTGCGCACCGCGTCCGGACCCCATCGCCTGGAGGAGAGCCACACCCTGGAAGAGCTCGAGCGCGCGGCGGCCGCCGGAAGGCTGGAAGAGCTGCTGGTCCCCCCGGCCCAGATGGTCGCGCACCTTCCCGCCTTCCGCGTGGACGAGCCCGCGGTGCTGGAGCGCCTGCGCCACGGCAACGCGGTGGCGTTGGAGGGGTTCCCCCGTGAGGCGCCTGCCCCCGGGATGCGCTCCGGGCCCGGGGAGCCCCCGGAGCCGCCCGCCGGCCTGGCTCGGGTCCTGGACGGTGCAGGCCGCCTGGTCTGCCTGGTGCGGGCGGCCGGTGCCGTGAATGGCGGGGCCTCCGGCACGTGGCAGCCCGTGCGGGTCCTGGAACCCGTGGGAGGAGGTGAGCCGCGCTGA
- the rbfA gene encoding 30S ribosome-binding factor RbfA — MRVRRVAEQAKKELGDVVRNLKDPRVGFVTVTDVEVSNDLSHVKVFFSVYGDEEARRQAEEGLRAAQGFIRTELGRRIRLRLTPEVDFRFDASVERGARIDRLLHEIRTEGKEPGP; from the coding sequence CTGCGGGTGCGGAGGGTGGCCGAACAGGCCAAGAAGGAGCTGGGCGACGTCGTCCGCAACCTGAAAGACCCGCGCGTGGGGTTCGTGACGGTCACGGACGTGGAGGTCTCCAACGACCTCTCCCACGTGAAGGTCTTCTTCAGCGTGTACGGCGACGAGGAGGCGCGCCGCCAGGCGGAGGAGGGTCTGCGGGCTGCCCAGGGCTTCATCCGGACCGAGCTGGGACGCCGGATCCGGCTGCGGCTGACGCCTGAGGTGGACTTCCGGTTCGACGCGTCGGTGGAGCGCGGGGCCCGGATCGACCGGCTCCTGCACGAGATACGAACCGAGGGGAAGGAACCCGGCCCATGA